The Chrysemys picta bellii isolate R12L10 chromosome 3, ASM1138683v2, whole genome shotgun sequence DNA window ccatcctcggtgctgccgccaccactaccccaccagtgaccgtggactctgaggatgggatactgtccacggccggttcctcagacatgttaggggacggggaagatgaggaaggagatgaggagggcgaggcagttggcagctctcacaacgctgatttccccgacagccaggatctcttcatcacccttacagagatcccctacgaagcgtccccagccattaccccggacacagaatctggtgaaggatcagccagtaagtgttgtaaacatctaaacatttatttttaacaaaacaggaatattaacaattaaaagaatgggttgttcatgattagtgtgccctaggcgcttaacggtttagtaaggggcagtgcaagttttgaaaagaaatctagcaatgtccggttttcagtgattgtcctgcacaagccgctctactgtgtattccctgctactgcagctacagtaaaatgcggtctatatgtgcggggatagagcagtaatcctcctgggacatctcgatgaagctctcctggaggtaacttgaaagccgttgcatgaggttcttggggagagcggccttattgggtcctccgaagtacgacacgttgccgcgccacgagattatcaggtactcggggatcattgctctgcacagcagggcggcatacggccctggtctttggaggctttcccggagcattctctctttgtcgctctcggagatcctcatcagggtgatgtcggccatggtgacctgcttttaattaggtaggggaatgttagtgttgggactgctttcccgttcctttacagaactgtcaccgctggtttgcagccacgcggtggaggcgggagaggggcagccgaaagggatcattcccggggacagccgcgagggggtgggacaggggcagagttcccgcttgccggattgctggcagcagggactgacattgatttaaatgtgaaatgaggccagtggtaatataaaagttttaaactgccacaagtgtacggcttaccatgtctgcctgcaacagaaattccgttgtgctgcctcgcttctcaaatgtgctgttcaagaccccaggcacagaatgcgaaggccgagaattcgaccttgtgctgagtgcgcatgtgaaaggtgctgtgcatggtcttgttcacagagaaagactatgttctttgttcacaactacatttatctttcagaggaattcactccctttttcccatttccacagccccgtctgcgactgtctcacaacctagcctggaatcacactcccagaggctagcgcggattaggcgtaggaagaagaggacacgggaggacatgttctctgagcttatggcctcttcccaagcccaggcagcacagcagacccagtggcaggagaacttgacccgaatgcaccaagccaacatggctcgggaggagaggtggcggcaggaagaccagcaggcgactcaaacgctgcttggactactgagggagcaaacggacacgctccggcgccttgtggatgttctgcaggaacggaggcaggaggacagagccccgctgcagtccatctctaaccgccctcccccgccaccaagtcccatacccacctcacccaaagtgcaaagaaggagaggcggcagagtccctgctaactctcactccacccctgcagagagctctagtagcagaaggctctcatttcccaaaatttgaaaagttctttccttcccgcctgacacaagcccacgtccaagtttcacctcccaatgccatgtgtagttgataataaaaaattcgtttctgttaactactgtttcaatcatgttcttttggaggaggaggggaaagggggttggaaattggacaggacagtctcctttggcagggtacatagtcgggggcaggcacagcagcagggcacatacacagtgcagtgatgcagtgactagttgccccggttagtctgggaggttgttttgatgtaatgttggggggggtgggttgctctgtgactttgtggcgggggagggcagttacagatcttaagcgccggtccttagacaggatcacagagccacacagcatgggatctgtaaccgtcctccccctgccacaaagtcaaatagacctcccatacacacagtcccgatcaggaggggtgacaggctccgttgaaacaagcatcccaccgcagcggagcctgtcaatccttgagtttagaagctgcattcgcatcacaacactagacccgccccgcaccacagtctgcgtcccagttttaaaaaattcccgctaaaacagtattaaagaaaacggtgtgctttaacaaagtagaactatttttatttcgacacgtgtgttggagggggggtgaagggggtatgtaactggataggatagtcaacattacctgggtaaagaaacgggggcaggtttagcttctcagtacacaaactataaaatcacaggttaccctgctcaatcaggaactttgctttcaaagcctcccggatgcacagcgcttcccgctggtctcttctaatcgcccggctgtctggctgtgagtaatcaccagccaggctattttcctcaacctcccaccccgccataaaggtctcccccttgctctcacagagattgtggagcacacagcaagctgctataacaatggggatattggtttcgctgagatcacagcgagtcagtaagcttctccatctccccttgagacggccaaaagcacactccaccaccattctgcacttgctcagccggtagttgaagagttctttttcagtgtccagggcgccagtatagggcttcatgagccagggcattagcgggtaggctgggtccccgaggatgactataggcatctccacatccccaacagttattttgtggtccgggaagtaaataccttgttgcagccgtctaaacagaccagagttcctgaaaacacgagcgtcatgaaccttgcccggccatcccacgtagatgttggtaaaacgtcccctgtggtccaccagtgcttgcagcaccatggaaaagtatccctttcggttaatgtactgggtggcctggtggtccggtgccaggatagggatgtgagttccatctatggccccaccgcagtttgggaatcccatcgctgcgaagccatctatgatcgcctccacgtttcccagggtcactacctttggcagcagtacatcaacgattgccttcgctacttgcatcacagcaacccccacggtagatttgcccaccccaaactggttcgcgactgaccggtagctgtctggcgttgcaagcttccagagggctatggccactcgcttctgtacactcagtgcagctcgcaaccgggtgtcactgcgcttcagggcaggggacagcaactcacaaagttccaggaaagttcccttccgcatgcgaaagtttcgcagccactgggattcatcccagacctgcagcactatgcggtcccaccactcagtgcttgtctcccgtgcccagaatcgccgttccacggcatcaacatgacccattgccactgtgatgtcctcggcgctgggtcgcctgctttctgacaggtctgtgctactctcagacttcaggacatcaccgcggtgccgtagcctccttgcctgacttttctgcatctgcctcagggaaacctttatgataagctgcgagacgttgagagcggccacaactgcagcgatggtcgcagcgggctccatgctcggagtacagtggcgtccgcgctgtcaatgactggaaaagcgcgcgaactgttttcccgccggcgctttcagggagggagggcgggagtgatggacggatgacgacagtttcccaaaagcaccctcgactcattttgttacccagaaggcattgccggctacacccagaattccaatgggcagaggggactgcgggaactgtgggatagctgaccacagtgcaccgcttcgaatgtcgacgctatcaccgttagtgtggacgcacaaagtcgaattactgtccttagtgtggacacacacgttcgactttgcaatatcgattacaaaaattcgatgcaagtaaaatcgaactactctcgtagtgtagacaaggcctaagtgattataagtgataggcaaaaagtcagagttaaaaTATGAGGACGCAGTccaaactctcaaccctattagactgggcaacagctagattaagcagtttttctcaccccactagatattgcagtccttaatatacaggtttgtccctTAAACCTTGGCCAGTCTcttctgttggagtcttcagtcttcttttgAGTTTCTGTGTTGCTTGCAATATAGGTGGGGCAGGAGAAAAGCCAAGTCTggggcccctgtgttctgttttatacccttaggccttgtctacactacgagagtagttcgattttacttgcatcgaatttttgtaatcgatattgcaaagtcgaacgtgtgtgtccatactaaggacagtaattcgactttgtgcgtccacactaactgagaaagcgtcgacattcgaagcggtgcactgtggtcagctatcccacagttcccacagtcccctctgcccattggaattctgggtgtagccggcaatgccttctgggtaacaaaatgagtcgagggtgcttttgggaaactgtcgtcatccgtccatcactcccgccctccctccctgaaagcgccggcgggaaaacagttcgcgcgcttttccagtcattgacagcgtggacgccactgtactccgagcatggagcccgctgcaaccatcgctgcagttgtggccgctctcaacgtctcgcagcttatcataaaggtttccctgaggcagatgcagaaaagtcaggcgaggaggctacggcaccgcggtgatgtcctgaagtctgagagtagcacagacctgtcagaaagcaggcgacccagcgccgaggacatcacagtggcaatgggtcatgttgatgccgtggaacggcgattctgggcacgggaaacaagcactgagtggtgggaccgcatagtgctgcaggtctgggatgaatcccagtggctgcgaaactttcgcatgcggaagggaactttcctggaactttgtgagttgctgtcccctgccctgaagcgcagtgacacccggttgcgagctgcactgagtgtacagaagcgagtggccatagccctctggaagcttgcaacgccagacagctaccggtcagtcgcgaaccagtttggggtgggcaaatctaccgtgggggttgttgtgatgcaagtagcgaaggcaatcgttgatgtactgctgccaaaggtagtgaccctgggaaacgtggaggcgatcatagatggtttcgcagtgatgggattcccaaactgcggtggggccatagatggaactcacatccctatcctggcaccggaccaccaggccacccagtacattaaccgaaagggctacttttccatggtgctgcaagcactggtggaccacaggggacgttttaccaacatctacgtgggatggccaggcaaggttcatgacgctcgtgttttcaggaactctggtctgtttagacggctgcaacaaggtatttacttcccggaccacaaaataactgttggggatgtggagatgcctatagtcatcctcggggacccagcctacccgctaatgccctggctcatgaagccctatactggcgccctggacactgaaaaagaactcttcaactaccggctgagcaagtgcagaatggtggtggagtgtgcttttggccgtctcaaggggagatggagaagcttactgactcgctgtgatctcagcgaaaccaatatccccattgttataacagcttgctgtgtgctccacaatctctgtgagagcaagggggagacctttatggcggggtgggaggttgaggaaaatagcctggctggtgattactcacagccagacagccgggcgattagaagagaccagcgggaagcgctgtgcatccgggaggctttgaaagcaaagttcctgagtgagcagggtaacctgtgactttatagtttgtgtactgagaagctaaacctgcccccgtttctttacccaggtaatgttgactatcctatccagttacatacccccttcaccccccctccaacacacgtgtcgaaataaaaatagttctactttgttaaagcacaccgttttctttaatactgttttcgcgggaattttttaaaactgggacgcagactgtggtgcggagcgggtgtagtgttgtgacgcgaatgcagcttctaaactcaaggattgacaggctccgctgcggtgggatgcttgtttcaacggagcctgtcaaccctcctgatcgggactgtgtgtatggggggtctatttgactttgtggcagggggaggacggttacagatcccatgctgtgtggctctgtgatcctgcctaaggaccagcgcttaagatctgtaactgccctcccccgccacaaagtcacagagcaacccaccccccccaacattacatcaaaacaacctcccagactaaccggggtaactagtcactgcatcactgcactgtgtatgtgccctgctgctgtgcctgcccccgactatgtaccctgccaaaggagactgtcctgtccaattaccaaccccctttcccctcctcctccaaaagaacatgattgaaacagtagttaacagaaacgaattttttattatcaactacacatggcattgggaggtgaaacttggacgtgggcttctgtcaggcgggaaggaaagaacttttcaaattttgggaaatgagagccttctgctactagagctctctgcaggggtggagtgagacttagcagggactctgccgcctctccttctttgcactttgggtgaggtgggtatgggacttggtggcgggggagggcggttagagatggactgcagcggggctctgtcctcctgcctccgttcctgcagaacatccacaaggcgccggagtgtgtccgtttgctccctcagtagtccaagcagcatttgagtcgcctgctggtcttcctgccgccacctctcctcccgatccatgttggcttggtgcattcgggtcaagttctcccgccactgggtctgctgtgctgcctgggcttgggaacaggccataagctcagagaacatgtcctcccgtgtcctcttcttcctacgcctaatccgcgctagcctctgggagtgtgattccaggctaggttgtgagacagtcgcagacggggctgtggaaatgggaaaaagggagtgaattcctaagaaagataaatgtagttgtgaacaaagaacatagtctttctctgtgaacaagaccatgcacagcacctttcacatgcgcactcagcacaaggtcaaattctcggccttcgcattcagtgcctggggtcttgaacagcacatttgagaagcgaggcagcacaacggaatttctgttgcaggcagacatggtaagccgtacacttgtggcagtttaaaacttttatattaccactggcctcatttcacatttaaatcaatgtcagtccctgctgccagcaatccggcaagcgggaactctgcccctgtcccaccccctcgcggctgtccccgggaacgatccctttcggctgcccctctcccgcctccaccgcgtggctgcaaaccagcgattacagttctgtaaaggaacgggaaagcagtcccaacactaacattcccctacctaattaaaagcaggtcaccatggccgacatcaccctgatgaggatctccgagagcgacaaagagagaatgctccgggaaagcctccaaagaccagggccgtatgccgccctgctgtgcagagcaatgatcccggagtacttgataatctcgtggcgtggcaacgtgtcgtacttcggaggacccaataaggccgctctccccaagaacctcatgcaacggctttcaagttacctccaggagagcttcatcgagatgtcccaggaggattactgctctatccccggacacatagaccgcattttactgtagctgcagtagcagggaataaacagtagagcggcttgtgcaggacaatcactgaaaaccggacattgctagatttcttttcaaaacttgcactgccccttactaaaccgttaagcgcctagggcacactaatcatgaacaacccattcttttaattgttaatattcctgttttgttaaaaataaatgtttagatgtttacaacacttactggctgatccttcaccagattctgtgtccggggtaacggctggggacgcttcgtaggggatctctgtaagggtgatgaagagatcctggctgtcggggaaatcagcgttgtgagagctgccgactgcctcgccctcctcatctccttcctcatcttccccgtcccctaacatgtccgaggaaccggccgtggacagtatcccatcctcagagtccacggtcactggtggggtagtggtggcggccgcaccgaggatggaatgcagtgcctcgtagaaacgggatgtctggggatgggatccggagcgtccgtttgcctctttggtcttctggtagccttgtctcagctccttgattttcacgcggcactgcgttgcatcccggctgtatcctctctctgccatgtctttagagatcttatcgtagatctttgcattccttcttttggatcgcagctcggaaagcacggactcatcgccccacacagcgatgagatccaagacttcacgatcagtccatgctggggctctctttctattcacagactgcacggccatcactgctggagagctctgcatcgttgccagtgctgctgtgctcgccacgatgtccagacaggaaatgagattcaaactggccagacaggaaaaggaattcaaattcaaattttcccggggcttttcctgtgtggctggtcagagcatccgagctcgcactgctgtccagagcgtcaacagagtggtgcactgtgggatagctcccggagctattagcgtcgatttccatccacacctagcctaattcgacatggccatgtcgaatttagcgctactcccctcgtcggggaggagtacagaagtcgaattaaagagacctctatgtcgaactaaatagcatcgcagtgtggacgggtgcagggttaattcgatgtaacggcgctaacttcgacataaacgcctagtgtagaccaggccttagtccattgcttggagaacacaagtccaggcatgtcagGTGGGCATTGCTGaatccccaggcaaggttgagcaattcccctagTGTGGtcttatgcaggtgagtcattgaattgtagctcccttgctggacaatagctgttgatgggttgtttgacacccaccCGGGTGTTGGTTATTTTCCTTGGCATTGTCTATTGAGAGCCAGTAGCTGGgtgcttcccaaacccacagcatattttagtgacagccGTACAACACAATTGTCAtcacttcatatgcattaatgatataaatatttagatagaacagtgagtttgagcagatcataacctttcccctgatacctcacacgCCTGCTTTacatgcaatatcacaattatatatatacatgaggaatatgggggttacaggatgcTCCCCCAATGTATAGAATGTCACAAGGACCTCTGTGCATTGTTTCTTTTGAAGCTGGAAATGTGGCATTGAGAGTCTCTCCGTCCACACCAGTTCAGctcagccagactaggaggagaAGGACGAGGACGCGGGAGGACATGTTCCAAGAGATCCCCCAAGCCTCCGCTGCTTTAGATATTGAGCACAGGGGTTGGAGGACCACCCTCACAAAAAGCATGGCCAGGGATAGAGAGGACAGGAGCAAGGAGCAGGAAAAAAAGACGGATGTGAAGCAGGGGATGCTAGTGCTTATCAagcagcaaacagacatgctgccGAGTCTTGTTGAGCTTCAACAGTCCTGTACTCACCGCCCTCTGCAGCCCATAAAGAACTGCAGTCCAAGACCTCCTTACACCCACCCCCCTACATTCCATATGGAGTCCAGGGCCATTGCACtacccctgccactccaccctggggggggggaagcacaggCAATCACAActgcacatacactgacctgtgaaagatATGGTTGGGATATGTGTTtctgaaatggaaatgactgtGTTTTCCTCCCAAAAGttcttttccctttatttattaaGTTTCATTAAATTATAAATGTGTCTGTTTACATGGGTATGGAATAAAAGTCTATTTATGGAaacttaattcatctttattagtttacAGCATATGCTGGCTGGCGCTGACATCATTCACAGATAATAGTAATAGCTCCATTTGCAATGCTATATTACTACAGACACAGCAGTCATTACAAGGTTCATACCAGGGCACAAAAGGGCAATGCCAAATTACACTGAACAAATTACAGCACCAcgcattactgtggctcactattgaaatggtctttcaaagcctccctgagctgagTAGCTCCAGGTTGAGATCTTCTTATAGCCCTGATccagctgctcaaaatcagcagacagccATTCCACCTCCGCCCTCTACCCCGGCAGAAATTTTGCCCCCTTTGCTTCCCAACTATAGGTTCAGCCTGATGCAGGACATAGCAGGCAGCTATTACCATTGGAATATTTTTTCCATTGAGGTCCAGTCTCATGAGTAGACAATTCCAGTGACCTTTCAAATAACCAAAGGCATGTTCAACTGTCCTGCATCAGGCTGAACCTATAGTTGAAGTGCTCCTTGACACTGTCGAGGTGACCGGTGTCAGGGTTCATGAACCATAGGAGTAAggtgtaggctgggtctcccaggctcactgttggcatttcaacatccccaatagtAATCTGCTGATATGGAAAGAAAGTCCTTGAttacagctttctgaacagtcccgtgttcttaaagatgcgtgcatcatgcaccttccctgaccagcccacattgatgttggtaaaatgttcctagtgatccaccagtgcttggattaccatagaaaagtagcctttTCTATTGatatactctgtggcaaggtgatCAGGTGCCAAGATAGGAATATGTGTGTCATCTATcacagtttggaaaccccatttCTGCAAAAGTattcactatgtcctgcacgttgccCTGAGTTACAGTCTTTCATAGCACAATGCCATTAATGGCTTTGCACACTTGCATTGCTACCAGGGTGGctgcagggttttggctgccccaagcagccaaacaaaaaaacaaaacaa harbors:
- the LOC135982285 gene encoding uncharacterized protein LOC135982285, translating into MQSSPAVMAVQSGNRKRAPAWTDREVLDLIAVWGDESVLSELRSKRRNAKIYEKISKDMAERGYSRDATQCRVKIKELRQGYQKTKEANGRSGSHPQTSRFYEALHSILGAAATTTPPVTVDSEDGILSTAGSSDMLGDGEDEEGDEEGEAVGSSHNADFPDSQDLFITLTEIPYEASPAITPDTESGEGSATPSATVSQPSLESHSQRLARIRRRKKRTREDMFSELMASSQAQAAQQTQWQENLTRMHQANMAREERWRQEDQQATQTLLGLLREQTDTLRRLVDVLQERRQEDRAPLQSISNRPPPPPSPIPTSPKVQRRRGGRVPANSHSTPAESSSSRRLSFPKI
- the LOC135982286 gene encoding uncharacterized protein LOC135982286, producing MQSSPAVMAVQSVNRKRAPAWTDREVLDLIAVWGDESVLSELRSKRRNAKIYDKISKDMAERGYSRDATQCRVKIKELRQGYQKTKEANGRSGSHPQTSRFYEALHSILGAAATTTPPVTVDSEDGILSTAGSSDMLGDGEDEEGDEEGEAVGSSHNADFPDSQDLFITLTEIPYEASPAVTPDTESGEGSATPSATVSQPSLESHSQRLARIRRRKKRTREDMFSELMACSQAQAAQQTQWRENLTRMHQANMDREERWRQEDQQATQMLLGLLREQTDTLRRLVDVLQERRQEDRAPLQSISNRPPPPPSPIPTSPKVQRRRGGRVPAKSHSTPAESSSSRRLSFPKI